GACACAAAGAGCCTAATCTTGAAATTATTATGCAAAATACACAGATGTATActgctttttctttaaaaaatataaaataaataagcaagaCATGTGAAAATAGGCAAGTTTTCATTAAATAAAagactgaaatttttttaaagaaaaaaatgctgattTGATTTCAACATCATATGAAGAATGGAATTCATTGTTACCAATATTCAAgtttattaaacaaataaaaaatttatatttagaaaacttttaactGTCATCTGCTTCAAGGTTTATGTTGCTCCCAAATTTTGCATATAACTGAACTTTCAAATCAGCTAACACCCGTTGGATTGATTCAACTCTGGATTCTAATGCTTCAATTTCATCTTGCAAATttttctggaaaaagaaaaggtacTTGGTTAGTAGCAATTCCATTCAAGTTATTCCTAAGTGGTTTCTGAAGAATTATACCAGAAACAATATTTAAAAGGCTTAAAGGTTAACACTTAATTAGAAGCAAATGAACAACCCAGCAATTTGGTAATTAGATTCAAATATATCACCATTTTCAGAACCAAGAGACTTGATATAAATTTTAGTCATGGCTGCATACTTAAGAATTTCAGAAGTGAAGGTATAATGGTCAATTTTAACTATTTAAAATCAGTATACAAAAACATAATGTCTGGAATTATAGTGCAAACAAAAACTACACACACAAAGATTCTTAACATACCTTAGCTTCTTCCAACATTTCTTGAGTTTCATCTTGAGAGTGGCTAATAAAAACATCACCAATTTGGTAGGGAATCATTAAAGAATCTTCATCCATCATCATTACATCATCACAAGCATCCTCTAAATTTTGAAGCTGTTTCTataaatccaagaaaaaatatcagtgaaaaggagatttttaaaaattaactattACAAATATAAATAGCAAGTAACTTTCATACTGAGACAGGGGGGTTTTCAGTATATAAAAGATTATTATCTCCAAAGGCAATTAAAAattgaatgtaaaataaaatccTATGATCAACTTTTAAGATGATTTTAAAAGTGATATTTTATTCAAGATATCAATACCACAATTCCCTCTAGATTTCTACATTCAGTTTCAGTTCACAGTATTAAAAAAACTATAATGCATCACTAAAATCACATTCATATGGGGCAtataggtggcgcagtgaatagagcactggccctggagtcagaaggacttgagttcaaatctgatctcagacacttaacacacttactagctgtgtgaccttgggcaagtcactgccttgcctttcccccctccaaaacaaaaatcactttcattttttccaacTATGAAGTTTAATATTATCCTAATACCTTTTTAacgtctatttcttccttcagttCTGTGATTCTACTAGTATTCCGTGCAAATTTGTTAATCTTTTGTTGGTCTTCAAAAGTAACATTGACATCTTCTGCAGCctgaaaaacacatttttatttttttccataaaacaacTCGTTTGAAGCAATAAAGTACCAtaaaactattatttttattctgtaagttttaaattatctacTTCCTTCCCCCATATTTGCTAGGGATGAATTCATAGTAAGTATTAAGTAACTTCTATATTCAAGGAACTGAGAATCAGATAAAAGTCTTGCCCAGGGGGCAGAAGAGATACACTTAACACAATTAAGAAAGGACAAGATAATTTTGAGACAGGAGAAAGTTTAAACAACTAGAAGGACCAGGAGAAGCTCCCCACAAATACTTGTACTGAGCCTTAAATGATTCAAAAGATTCTAGGAGGCTGAAatgatggggaaaaatttgtttCAGACATAAGCGACATGCCATGTGAAAATGTGAAGACACAGAATCATGAAATAGAACCTCAAGTTCAAAAAACATTAAGTCAGACTATTTGACTGGAAAATAAAGCACATAAAGGGGAATAACTGAAATAAGTCTGGGAAGACAGCCTAGAATCAGACTGTGGAAGGTTTTAAATATCAAGCTGATAAGTCAAGTTTATactgtattttatcctacaggcatTAAGGAAGTACTTAGAATTCTTGAGCagtggagtgacatggtcaggcctgtgaatgtggaagattattttgacaggtTTGTGGAAAAGAGATGGGACAGGCCAGAAACAAGAAATCTATTAGGAAGTTACTGCAAAAGACCAGATGTAAGAGTTATTAACAAGGCCCTAAATTAATGTAGTGAtttttggagagagaagagatgtagTGAAGGGGGAGCTGACAAGACCTGCTAACTAAATGAATAAGGGggctgagagaaaaggaaaagtcaaGAATTACTTAAGAGACTTTGGAACTGGGTGACTAGAAAAATACTGGTACcctcaacaaaaaaggaaattttgacAAGTACAGatttggagagaaggagaaagaattccattttggacatgctgagctTGAAATGTGCAGAGGCGACATCCAAGCAGACATGTCCAGCcagcagttggtgatgcaggactgAAATTTAGGAGAATAGGGTAGGAAATACAATTTGGGAGTCAtgtatataggaaaaaaaaacactgaaccCATGAgaactgataagatcaccaagtaagaatgagtagagagaaaaggagagtacATTAGACTGAGCCTGGAGGGGAGAGACATCTACAGTTAGCCTGAAAGAGGATCCATGGATGAAGGTTcaggagagaaaactgagatggATCAGACATGTAGAAAAATAATCAGgtaaaagtaattaaaaaaaatagggaatAAAATATCCAGGAAGAGGTGGTCAGCACTTTAAAAACTACAAagatgtcaagaaggatgaaacCTGTAGTTTTACTGATTTTACAACtaagagattgttggtaactttggaaagagcagttgcAGTGAAGTGGTGGAGCTGAAGCCAGGCTGTAGGAGGCTGAAAAGTGAGCAGGAAAGGAAGTGCAGGCAAAGaatgtagacagcttttttttctattaatttggTTGTTAGTGGAGAAGAGCCATATGATAACAGGTTGAGAGGATATGAAGGTCAAGTGAAGAAGGAGTTGTGTTTGACTGGTTTGGTAAAGATGGACAAAGAGGGAATAGGGAATGAGGCAATGGGATTCCCAGGTATAGGATGGGAGCTAAGAGGGAAAAAGCAGGTCATGATTCATggactctatttttcttttttgtttgtttttatttgtattcccagcacttagcacagtgcctgacaattAGTAAGCACTTAGCAAATGACTGTTAACTGATTTTTAATAAAGTAGGACATGAGAGGTAGTATAGAAGGGAAAAATAGTTTTGGAATATTTAAGTGAGGAGTATAATAAGAAAGTTAATCAGGTAACAATAAAGAATTTCCATGTAGCAGTGGAGCTCCACCAAGATTAGAGAAAATAAATCTGTAATAAGTTCAGTCAGCATACTTGTGTGACATCTATTTCAGAAGCTCATAAGGAGCAGAGAAAGTGGATGGTGACAGCAACCGAGAGTGGGATTTTAGTAAGGCATGAGCCACAATGGTTGGATAAGGGGGAAGCAACAAAGCATTCAAAGGCAGAAGACAATACAGTTAAACTATAGAGTtaagagtgtagagagagaaaggTGGTGCCAGAGAAGGGATGATGAAAGAAGAGAGCAGGGAGGGGAAAAGTAACTAGTGGTCACAGTAAAGAAGGGTAAGTTAAGCAGGTatgtggtagaaagagaaatttaaggATAGGAAGCTGTGATCagaaaaaggaatttcagagttggaggtTCCCAATGATTTGATCAAAGATatgaccttttttgtgtgtggctgaAAGAAAGTGTATGAAGCATGGGAATTGAGAAGGCTGATGAACTAGGAAGCCGAAGGACAAGCAATGGGTACATTAAAGACTCCAGGCATGAGGGcaagggtcaaggaagaaaaagattgtGAACCAGATACTAAACTCCTTGAGTAAAGGATGATGATCTAGGAACTGATAGGTCACCACTATAAGGAATCGGATAGAGGGAAACAGTGgaatgaatctcaaaggaagTGTTGCTAAGTGCTGGTGTCAGGGGGAGTGACAGTGAGAAATATGGAGTGTGCCCTACTCT
This region of Trichosurus vulpecula isolate mTriVul1 chromosome 3, mTriVul1.pri, whole genome shotgun sequence genomic DNA includes:
- the PFDN4 gene encoding prefoldin subunit 4 isoform X1, which codes for MAATMKKAAAEDVNVTFEDQQKINKFARNTSRITELKEEIDVKKKQLQNLEDACDDVMMMDEDSLMIPYQIGDVFISHSQDETQEMLEEAKKNLQDEIEALESRVESIQRVLADLKVQLYAKFGSNINLEADDS
- the PFDN4 gene encoding prefoldin subunit 4 isoform X2 produces the protein MVQSQDGRHHEEGGEWGAPGAAEDVNVTFEDQQKINKFARNTSRITELKEEIDVKKKQLQNLEDACDDVMMMDEDSLMIPYQIGDVFISHSQDETQEMLEEAKKNLQDEIEALESRVESIQRVLADLKVQLYAKFGSNINLEADDS